Proteins co-encoded in one Candidatus Neomarinimicrobiota bacterium genomic window:
- a CDS encoding MarR family transcriptional regulator encodes MSEREQQVGTAFGYVFILAQRWQNLGDEFLGRWGLTTKQWLLLATMEHFPGGPPTLGEASEAYGSSYQNVRRIASDLEMAGFIKLKNDPEDKRTLRLHLTDKNRAFWAERDSEAQAFVNHLFGSLTDEEVGQLARIIPKLSEHAGEIGQELKEGKI; translated from the coding sequence ATGAGCGAAAGAGAACAACAGGTGGGTACGGCATTCGGTTACGTATTTATTCTGGCCCAGCGATGGCAAAATCTCGGCGACGAATTCTTGGGACGGTGGGGATTAACAACGAAGCAATGGCTGCTTTTGGCAACCATGGAACATTTTCCAGGAGGGCCGCCAACCCTTGGAGAGGCCTCAGAAGCTTACGGTTCATCCTATCAGAATGTGAGACGGATCGCTTCGGATCTGGAGATGGCCGGTTTCATCAAGTTGAAAAATGACCCGGAGGATAAGCGGACACTTCGGTTACATCTGACGGACAAGAATCGGGCATTCTGGGCCGAAAGAGATTCGGAAGCCCAGGCCTTTGTGAATCACTTGTTTGGGAGTCTAACAGACGAGGAAGTGGGGCAGTTGGCTCGAATTATTCCAAAATTGTCCGAACATGCCGGGGAGATTGGCCAGGAATTGAAGGAAGGAAAAATTTAA
- a CDS encoding PAS domain S-box protein yields MSFGHAKVSKSVSPPQNDIFDAEHPDKVLSAFLHTLLDSAEDAIITTNPQGKISSWNISAERLYGYESSQAIGEHISLIFPGEDREELEQLLSDLEQGYRKEPFIAARVRKNGTEIEVSVTVSPLFDRDGQYWGALFIQRDVTKRRQRDKERRRLASIVENADDAIIGKTLDGTITAWNHGAERMYGFTSEEAIGQPISIIIPDDRSHELENIMAKLRRGEHIETYETIRENKRGEKLHVSLRISPIRGSEGKITGASAVARDITARIQAEKERDRALQEERTTRSEAQKREEHLAFLVEASEVLASSLEYGTTLENVAKLAVKQFADWCTIDLLEEDEVRRVAVEHIKPEKKKLARELQRKYPPMRSNSSLFGQVVASGEPVLIQTISESVLQENVTNEEYLEILRELGLESAMVVPLSVRGSVIGVISLISENPGSRFSKQDLSLAQELARHAALAVQEARHVNRLKALNQQLEVRVQERTEALEKANRELESFSYSVSHDLRAPLRAIKGFGRILLEEYHHTLPEDGQRYLNLIDQNISEMGHLIDDLLTYSRISRRPTDKRLINMQELVSTVLDSLSNQWDLDRYQIDLRSLPEARGDYKMLTHIWQNLLSNAVKYSKKEEQPVVQISGSIAKDGIRYSVSDNGVGFNMKYGEKMFEVFQRLHRPEDYEGTGVGLAIAKQIIESHGGTIWAEAKSHEGAIFSFELPREGQNDAE; encoded by the coding sequence ATGAGTTTCGGACATGCCAAAGTTTCGAAATCAGTCTCACCTCCGCAGAACGATATTTTTGATGCAGAGCATCCCGACAAGGTACTTTCTGCGTTCCTCCACACACTGCTCGATTCTGCTGAAGACGCGATAATCACTACAAATCCACAGGGAAAGATCTCGAGCTGGAATATCAGCGCAGAACGGCTTTACGGATATGAGTCATCCCAGGCGATTGGCGAGCACATTTCCCTCATCTTCCCGGGTGAGGATCGGGAGGAGCTGGAGCAATTGCTCTCCGATTTGGAACAAGGATACCGCAAGGAGCCATTTATTGCGGCCAGAGTCCGGAAGAACGGTACGGAAATCGAAGTCTCAGTCACAGTTTCACCGCTATTTGACCGGGACGGACAATACTGGGGAGCACTGTTTATACAGCGAGACGTGACGAAACGCCGCCAGCGGGACAAGGAACGCCGCCGGCTTGCATCGATTGTTGAAAATGCCGATGACGCGATCATCGGAAAAACCCTGGACGGAACTATTACAGCCTGGAATCACGGGGCAGAGCGGATGTACGGTTTTACCAGTGAAGAAGCAATTGGCCAGCCCATATCAATCATTATCCCGGATGATCGCAGCCACGAGTTAGAAAACATTATGGCCAAGCTTCGCCGGGGTGAGCATATTGAAACGTATGAGACAATTCGGGAGAATAAACGCGGAGAGAAATTGCATGTCTCTTTACGGATATCTCCAATCCGTGGTTCAGAGGGAAAAATCACCGGTGCCTCTGCAGTTGCCAGAGATATCACTGCCAGAATTCAGGCCGAAAAGGAGCGCGATCGAGCGTTACAGGAAGAACGGACAACACGAAGTGAAGCCCAGAAGCGCGAGGAGCATCTGGCATTTTTGGTGGAAGCCAGCGAAGTCCTGGCCTCTTCATTAGAATATGGGACCACCCTCGAAAATGTTGCGAAACTGGCGGTGAAGCAGTTTGCGGATTGGTGTACTATCGATCTGTTGGAAGAGGACGAGGTGCGACGGGTTGCTGTGGAGCATATAAAACCTGAGAAGAAAAAATTGGCCAGGGAGTTACAGCGAAAATATCCGCCCATGAGAAGTAATTCTTCGTTATTTGGCCAGGTGGTTGCCAGCGGCGAACCGGTACTGATCCAGACTATTAGCGAATCAGTATTGCAAGAAAACGTTACCAATGAGGAGTACCTGGAAATCCTCCGGGAATTGGGATTGGAATCGGCGATGGTGGTTCCGCTTTCTGTCAGAGGTTCTGTCATTGGAGTGATCTCCTTGATAAGTGAAAATCCGGGAAGCCGGTTCTCTAAACAGGATCTGAGTTTGGCACAGGAATTGGCGCGGCATGCTGCGCTGGCTGTTCAGGAAGCGAGACATGTAAACCGTCTGAAGGCGTTGAACCAGCAGCTGGAGGTGAGGGTACAGGAGCGGACTGAAGCATTGGAAAAAGCAAACCGAGAGCTGGAATCCTTCTCCTATTCCGTTTCTCATGATTTGCGGGCACCGCTTCGGGCCATCAAGGGATTCGGTCGGATTCTCCTAGAAGAATATCACCACACACTCCCTGAGGATGGGCAACGTTATCTGAACCTTATCGACCAAAATATAAGTGAAATGGGACACCTGATTGACGATCTTCTCACCTACTCCCGGATATCCAGGCGGCCAACGGATAAAAGACTGATCAATATGCAGGAGTTGGTTTCGACGGTACTCGATAGTCTGTCAAATCAATGGGATCTCGACAGGTACCAAATCGATCTGAGATCCTTGCCGGAGGCCCGAGGCGACTATAAAATGTTAACTCACATTTGGCAGAATTTACTTTCGAATGCGGTGAAGTATTCGAAAAAGGAAGAGCAGCCGGTTGTCCAAATCTCCGGAAGTATCGCAAAGGATGGCATCCGATACTCGGTTAGTGACAACGGGGTTGGGTTTAACATGAAATATGGGGAGAAAATGTTTGAAGTGTTCCAGCGGCTCCACCGGCCGGAAGATTACGAAGGGACCGGCGTTGGGCTAGCGATTGCCAAACAAATTATTGAATCGCATGGGGGGACAATCTGGGCGGAAGCCAAATCGCACGAGGGGGCGATATTTTCTTTCGAACTGCCCCGGGAAGGACAAAATGATGCAGAATAA
- a CDS encoding helix-turn-helix domain-containing protein has product MAGLTITGCRIGTPAAEGIIIYEGIHDHQQLAYKKGISRESVSRILNEWKKNRNLREDGKTFIIDDYEQFLTKVI; this is encoded by the coding sequence TTGGCTGGTCTGACAATTACTGGTTGCCGGATTGGAACGCCTGCGGCGGAGGGTATCATTATTTATGAAGGTATACATGATCACCAACAGCTGGCATACAAGAAGGGTATTTCCAGAGAATCCGTGTCCCGGATACTCAACGAATGGAAGAAAAACAGAAATCTCCGGGAAGATGGAAAGACCTTTATTATTGACGATTATGAACAGTTCCTGACAAAAGTCATTTAA
- a CDS encoding DUF1232 domain-containing protein has translation MDQEKIDRYYEKFDNSVKQWDENVEKYREKYSLLKVLPIKTAIRIVKAGPVTLHLLISLLNHEQVSKKTKRRVSATIAYFILPFDVIPEAIVGPVGYVDDIVVALTLIDSLLNGDNEEEKQIITELWRGTSEELTALRGIIKGIDVVRYIGKYLQKIMPSS, from the coding sequence GTGGATCAGGAAAAGATTGACAGGTATTACGAAAAATTCGATAATTCGGTAAAACAGTGGGACGAAAACGTAGAAAAGTACCGGGAGAAATACAGCCTGCTTAAAGTTCTGCCCATCAAAACGGCGATAAGAATTGTAAAAGCCGGTCCGGTGACCCTCCATTTATTGATAAGCCTGCTGAACCACGAGCAGGTTTCCAAGAAGACCAAACGCCGGGTCTCAGCGACTATCGCATACTTCATTCTCCCGTTTGACGTGATACCCGAAGCGATTGTCGGCCCGGTCGGGTACGTGGATGACATTGTCGTGGCACTGACACTGATTGACAGTCTGTTGAACGGAGACAACGAAGAGGAAAAGCAGATTATAACGGAATTGTGGCGCGGCACTTCCGAAGAGCTCACCGCCCTGAGAGGTATTATCAAGGGCATCGATGTGGTCCGCTATATCGGAAAATATCTGCAAAAGATTATGCCGTCGAGTTGA
- a CDS encoding CHRD domain-containing protein codes for MNFATDQSYFNKIKTTLVAVVVMMGLVMLPSQNFGQTTTEFEARLSGHSEVPSVATQGHGMISATLDGDSLYVSGSFADLESDYDVSAGASSELYIGAAGMQGNSAFTLTADVNADMRSGTFAESENRFELTSEQKAALQARELYVNIKTEGHAEGEIRGQLLDAGADAHYEAVLSAGSETHKSESRAEGRVVAELHGDSLIVSGGFADLEGEYNATLYENAKIHFGNAGKNGDATIELTAQTEADAKAGVFASSENRFELTADEKSALQDQALYVNITSSADSDGEIRGQIIPRADAYFQAKLSGSAQAPSVKTDASGQVVAVLRGDSLIVSGTYANLSSELNTDAGGGAHLHLGSAGTNGGVDIALNAESSADMKAGTFMAAENRFELTADQKASLFTREYYVNVHSNNYASGEIRGQLLPKSQMYFHGSLSSRNKIDPDTSAGVGDVVAELRGNTITVTGSFYDVEGEFNVESSGEARLEAGSTAEDGEIVTTLNAMARSETEVHAGVIVEESNTFTISSDTVEMLIDGDLFVSVATSAYTEGELRAQLLLQPNHAPDSSDMTAPADSALITFEGEASSEFSTSWEVASDPDGHEVQYIFQMSTDADFSADALIINENVGTSLTFTTDYSAMVSMLDSIGVESGSSTMLYTRVVTSDGSERTEGESSAMEAERGTVTDINNEDKLPESYTLQDNYPNPFNPTTTIAYTLPEQSHVTLTIYNAVGQEIATLVNSEQSAGQHRVEWRATDQLDEQLSSGVYFYQIQAGTFNKTKKMVLMK; via the coding sequence ATGAACTTTGCTACCGATCAATCCTATTTCAATAAGATCAAAACCACGCTTGTTGCCGTAGTTGTGATGATGGGGCTGGTTATGCTACCGTCACAGAACTTCGGTCAAACAACAACTGAATTCGAGGCGCGGCTGTCCGGACATAGCGAAGTGCCGTCTGTCGCTACTCAGGGACACGGGATGATTTCCGCTACCCTGGACGGTGATAGTCTGTACGTCAGCGGTTCATTCGCTGATCTGGAAAGCGACTACGACGTAAGCGCGGGCGCGTCTTCTGAATTATACATCGGTGCCGCGGGAATGCAGGGCAATTCTGCATTTACCTTAACGGCTGATGTCAATGCCGATATGCGAAGTGGAACCTTCGCCGAATCCGAGAACCGGTTTGAACTGACCTCAGAGCAGAAGGCGGCCCTTCAGGCGCGTGAACTGTACGTAAATATCAAGACGGAAGGTCACGCGGAAGGCGAAATTCGTGGTCAGTTACTGGATGCCGGCGCGGATGCTCACTACGAGGCCGTTCTGAGCGCTGGCAGCGAGACACATAAATCGGAAAGCCGGGCTGAAGGTCGCGTAGTTGCTGAACTACACGGCGACAGCCTGATTGTCAGTGGTGGATTTGCCGATCTTGAAGGCGAGTACAACGCTACCCTCTATGAAAACGCGAAAATCCATTTTGGCAATGCCGGCAAAAATGGTGATGCCACCATCGAATTAACGGCGCAGACGGAAGCAGACGCCAAAGCCGGTGTGTTCGCCAGCAGCGAAAATCGCTTTGAACTCACTGCGGACGAAAAGTCCGCGCTGCAGGATCAGGCGCTATATGTGAACATTACCAGCTCAGCTGATTCCGATGGCGAAATTCGCGGACAGATCATACCGCGTGCGGATGCCTATTTTCAGGCGAAGCTGTCAGGCTCTGCCCAGGCGCCGTCCGTCAAAACGGACGCCTCAGGTCAGGTCGTCGCAGTGTTACGCGGTGACAGCCTGATTGTCAGCGGAACCTATGCGAATCTCTCCAGCGAGCTCAATACCGACGCCGGTGGTGGAGCCCACCTGCATCTCGGATCTGCCGGAACGAACGGCGGCGTGGATATCGCACTGAACGCTGAATCCAGTGCCGACATGAAGGCCGGTACCTTCATGGCAGCCGAAAACCGGTTCGAACTGACCGCCGATCAGAAAGCGTCGCTGTTCACCAGGGAATACTATGTCAACGTGCACAGCAACAACTATGCATCCGGCGAAATCCGTGGTCAGTTGTTGCCGAAATCGCAGATGTATTTCCATGGATCGCTGTCCAGCCGGAATAAAATTGATCCGGATACAAGCGCCGGAGTTGGCGACGTCGTGGCCGAACTTCGCGGGAATACGATCACCGTAACCGGTTCCTTCTATGATGTGGAAGGCGAATTCAACGTTGAATCGAGCGGAGAAGCGCGCCTGGAAGCAGGCTCCACAGCTGAAGATGGTGAAATCGTGACCACACTGAACGCCATGGCCAGGTCCGAGACGGAAGTCCATGCCGGAGTCATCGTGGAGGAATCCAATACGTTCACTATCTCATCCGATACTGTGGAGATGCTGATTGACGGCGATCTCTTCGTTTCGGTCGCAACGTCCGCCTATACGGAAGGCGAACTTCGCGCTCAGCTGCTGTTACAGCCGAACCATGCTCCGGATTCTTCCGATATGACCGCGCCGGCCGATAGCGCGCTGATCACGTTTGAGGGCGAAGCTTCAAGCGAATTCTCGACCTCATGGGAAGTCGCAAGCGATCCGGACGGACACGAAGTGCAGTATATTTTCCAGATGTCCACGGACGCAGACTTCTCTGCTGACGCACTGATTATCAACGAGAATGTCGGTACCAGCCTGACGTTCACGACAGACTACAGTGCAATGGTGAGCATGCTTGACTCCATCGGAGTCGAAAGCGGGAGTTCCACCATGCTGTATACCCGGGTCGTGACCTCCGACGGCAGCGAAAGGACGGAAGGTGAATCTTCCGCCATGGAAGCCGAACGAGGAACGGTCACCGACATAAATAACGAGGATAAACTGCCAGAATCGTATACGCTGCAGGATAACTATCCGAATCCGTTCAACCCGACCACGACTATCGCGTATACGCTTCCGGAACAGAGCCATGTGACACTGACCATCTACAATGCAGTCGGTCAGGAAATTGCCACACTGGTCAACTCGGAACAGTCGGCCGGTCAGCATCGCGTGGAATGGCGCGCGACTGATCAGCTGGACGAACAGCTGAGTAGCGGTGTTTATTTCTACCAGATTCAGGCGGGTACTTTTAACAAGACCAAGAAGATGGTGCTGATGAAGTAA
- a CDS encoding response regulator: MNNKIKILVMEDNPSDAALMIEVIKREGFDPEWQRVITKQEFLESLDQSIDVILADHTLPQFDAIQALTLLNERKGEIPFIIVSGTISEEAAIEGLRLGATDYVLKDRLARLGPSVRDAIERHQLQVEKHKAESELRQSEQKFRLLANNAQDIIYRLTMKPKPMMDYISPAVEHLTGYAQDEFYRDPDLIFDNVHPDDYLALEDRLFKSQNFGDPLRIRWIRKDGDVLWMDHRSTEITDDSGEMIALEGIARDITDLMEMQKSVERSEQLFRGIFENMQEGFYRTSPEGKILLVNPQFARILGYEKPDELEGKVLDKLCHFEKYPRDEFRRMVEDQGKIINYQTTWIHKDGHLITIRENAHVVRNEAGDVQYYEGTIEDYTEQKALEEQLIQSQKVESLGQVAGGIAHDFNNVLASLSGSIQMLDTLTSQGSDLRKYIEMASSSIDQAESITNRLLTFTRTEEPDPEPVALVQFLRGMYDILSHTLPKTVEVNIEEYEGNDLALIEKNELQQVVMNLCINASHAMPDGGNITMNLYRPTEEEVRRHKSPADSDPFICLSISDTGVGIDEDVIDRIFEPFFTTKSQGEGTGLGLAVSHQIIIKHDGWIDVESTAGEGTIFTIGLPMASSKPKDEPEIEDVQAYEGSGEHILIIDDEDQICNLLTDFLSSHGYEVSTASTGKSGLQKYQENTDVYDLILTDLGLPEISGIELTKEIKSARPEAKIVATTGYLETDEIKKIRDKGFVTIIQKPFELINVIQTVYKALHQ; the protein is encoded by the coding sequence ATGAACAATAAAATCAAAATATTGGTAATGGAAGATAACCCATCCGATGCAGCCTTAATGATTGAAGTCATTAAGCGGGAAGGATTCGATCCGGAATGGCAGCGAGTCATCACCAAACAAGAATTTCTGGAATCGCTGGATCAATCCATAGACGTTATCCTGGCAGACCACACGTTACCACAGTTCGATGCAATCCAGGCGCTCACATTACTGAATGAAAGAAAAGGTGAAATACCATTTATCATTGTCAGCGGAACAATTAGTGAGGAGGCTGCCATCGAAGGTCTTCGCCTTGGTGCAACCGATTATGTGCTCAAAGATCGGTTAGCCAGGCTCGGTCCATCCGTGCGGGACGCCATCGAGCGTCACCAATTACAGGTGGAGAAGCATAAAGCGGAATCCGAACTCCGACAAAGCGAACAGAAGTTCCGGCTGCTGGCAAATAACGCCCAGGATATTATTTACCGGCTCACTATGAAGCCCAAGCCGATGATGGATTATATCAGTCCTGCTGTGGAGCACCTTACCGGTTACGCCCAGGATGAATTTTATCGTGACCCGGATCTGATATTTGATAACGTGCATCCGGATGATTATCTGGCGCTGGAAGATCGCCTCTTCAAATCGCAGAATTTCGGCGATCCGCTTCGGATTAGATGGATCAGGAAGGACGGTGATGTCCTGTGGATGGATCATCGGAGTACCGAAATTACGGATGACTCCGGCGAAATGATTGCCCTGGAGGGGATCGCCAGAGATATTACGGATCTTATGGAAATGCAAAAATCTGTGGAACGGTCCGAACAGTTGTTCCGTGGCATCTTTGAAAATATGCAGGAGGGATTCTATCGTACCTCTCCGGAAGGAAAGATTCTACTGGTGAATCCGCAGTTTGCGAGGATTTTAGGATACGAGAAGCCTGATGAATTGGAAGGAAAAGTGTTAGATAAGTTATGCCATTTTGAAAAATATCCCAGAGATGAGTTCCGAAGAATGGTAGAGGACCAGGGAAAAATAATAAATTATCAGACCACCTGGATTCATAAGGACGGACATCTGATAACAATTCGGGAAAACGCGCACGTCGTCCGGAATGAGGCTGGCGATGTCCAATATTACGAAGGTACTATCGAAGACTATACAGAGCAGAAAGCGCTGGAAGAACAGTTGATCCAATCCCAGAAGGTGGAGTCGTTAGGCCAAGTCGCTGGCGGCATTGCTCATGATTTCAACAATGTGCTGGCCAGCCTGAGCGGATCAATACAAATGCTGGATACGCTCACAAGTCAGGGCAGTGATCTCCGGAAATATATTGAGATGGCGAGCAGCAGTATTGATCAGGCAGAATCTATTACGAACCGGCTTTTAACGTTTACGCGGACAGAAGAACCGGATCCGGAACCGGTCGCGTTGGTGCAATTTCTGCGCGGCATGTACGATATCCTTTCCCATACACTGCCGAAAACTGTTGAGGTTAATATTGAAGAGTATGAGGGCAATGACCTGGCGCTCATCGAGAAAAACGAATTGCAGCAGGTGGTTATGAATTTGTGTATTAATGCCTCCCACGCGATGCCGGATGGGGGGAATATTACTATGAATCTGTACAGACCAACTGAAGAGGAGGTGCGACGGCATAAATCTCCGGCAGATTCTGATCCATTCATTTGTCTGAGTATCTCTGATACTGGTGTGGGAATTGATGAAGATGTGATCGACCGGATCTTTGAGCCATTTTTCACCACGAAATCCCAGGGAGAGGGGACCGGCCTTGGTTTGGCAGTGTCGCATCAGATAATCATTAAGCATGACGGCTGGATTGATGTCGAGAGTACAGCCGGAGAGGGCACAATATTCACCATTGGCCTCCCGATGGCATCAAGCAAGCCAAAGGATGAACCGGAAATTGAGGATGTGCAGGCGTATGAAGGTTCCGGAGAACATATCCTGATCATCGATGATGAGGACCAGATTTGTAATCTACTCACTGATTTCTTGTCTTCACATGGGTATGAAGTATCCACCGCTTCCACCGGTAAATCGGGTTTGCAGAAGTATCAGGAGAACACAGATGTCTATGATTTAATCCTGACCGATCTGGGGCTTCCGGAAATCAGCGGTATCGAATTGACCAAAGAAATTAAGTCTGCTCGCCCTGAGGCAAAAATTGTTGCGACAACCGGTTATCTGGAAACGGACGAGATAAAGAAAATCAGAGATAAAGGCTTTGTTACTATCATCCAGAAGCCATTCGAACTCATCAATGTGATTCAGACTGTGTATAAGGCACTCCATCAATAA
- a CDS encoding response regulator, giving the protein MMQNKSVEILLVEDNPNDVELTLHALKKHNIANKIEVVRDGEEALVFLFGEDTQQELPRLILLDLKLPKIDGLQVLKRVKESPKTKKIPVVMLTSSREDKDVVESYEYGVNSYITKPVDFEQFNEAIEQIGYYWLLLNEIPGT; this is encoded by the coding sequence ATGATGCAGAATAAATCGGTGGAAATTTTGCTGGTGGAAGATAATCCGAACGATGTAGAACTGACCCTGCATGCTTTGAAGAAGCATAACATTGCCAATAAGATTGAAGTCGTTCGGGACGGGGAAGAAGCGCTGGTTTTTCTGTTTGGGGAGGACACACAACAAGAACTGCCCCGGTTGATTTTACTCGATCTGAAATTACCGAAAATCGACGGATTACAGGTGCTAAAGCGAGTTAAAGAATCCCCTAAAACCAAAAAAATCCCGGTGGTAATGCTTACTTCTTCTCGTGAGGATAAGGATGTGGTGGAGAGCTATGAATACGGAGTGAACAGCTATATCACCAAGCCGGTGGATTTTGAGCAATTCAACGAGGCTATAGAACAAATTGGATATTACTGGCTGCTGCTGAACGAGATTCCGGGGACATAA
- a CDS encoding Ig-like domain-containing protein produces the protein MKTVRKFTTFLIIGFVFLMGIELHAQENLSRLEIQPKEVEIATGESIQLQAVFIDSNDVSTDTSASWSMVPDSLGTISSTGLFQAEAEGKGYIYASLGDLQDSVEFEVEEPSYSLPALVIEPHEFEISLGDSIQLQAYYVDSSETMTDTTVSSWTVSPDSLGTISANGWFTATAYGKGTISAQLDTLEGFAEFEIEKDEPEGPGEGNRVVVIPSDTVAQVGSTIQFSAKYFVTPDSLVDTTATWSMRGVPLGTLSSTGELTLDTTGFALVDATVGSYTGSAFVVSSDSTADTTGVQNSITITRDSPNPQGYSVMQTLVEGEVWVMGGMPHPMNVLNGGGVYFPHGSLSEDVRIHISLPGFAHVTGDSLTFQHHSIVTGVDFQVMVNDKVSEPYYFETPLIVGLPFKRGLLRHLNIDPTTLGLYFATTSNDSIVFDSTGIEYTTVDSSRNRIFSSVAHFSSLVVRGSSSATSVSGEPGKNVPAGYALSQNYPNPFNPETQIQYTIPTQTDVRVTVYNSLGQRVKTLVNTSQQAGTYQVVWNGTNQSGTRVASGMYFYRLETEDFVQMKKMVLLR, from the coding sequence ATGAAAACTGTTAGAAAATTTACGACGTTCTTAATCATTGGATTTGTTTTCCTGATGGGAATCGAATTACACGCACAGGAAAATTTATCACGACTGGAGATCCAGCCGAAAGAGGTTGAGATAGCGACCGGAGAATCAATCCAGCTCCAGGCAGTATTTATTGACTCCAATGACGTATCTACGGATACCAGCGCTTCCTGGTCCATGGTTCCGGACAGTCTCGGTACAATTTCTTCTACTGGTCTGTTTCAGGCTGAAGCGGAAGGTAAAGGCTACATTTACGCGTCACTGGGTGATCTGCAGGATTCTGTGGAATTTGAGGTGGAGGAGCCTTCTTATTCACTGCCGGCATTGGTTATTGAACCGCACGAATTTGAGATTTCGCTTGGAGATTCAATCCAACTCCAGGCATACTACGTTGATTCCAGCGAAACCATGACGGATACGACGGTCTCATCCTGGACGGTTTCTCCTGATTCGCTGGGAACGATTTCCGCAAATGGATGGTTTACCGCCACTGCGTATGGTAAAGGAACTATCTCTGCACAACTGGATACGCTGGAAGGTTTCGCTGAATTCGAAATTGAAAAGGACGAACCTGAAGGGCCCGGCGAAGGAAATCGTGTTGTGGTGATACCGTCCGATACCGTGGCTCAGGTCGGCTCAACCATCCAGTTTAGCGCAAAATACTTTGTCACGCCGGATAGTCTGGTAGACACGACTGCGACCTGGTCTATGCGAGGCGTTCCGCTCGGCACGCTGAGCTCAACCGGGGAATTGACGCTGGATACCACAGGCTTTGCACTGGTGGACGCAACAGTCGGCTCGTACACCGGAAGTGCTTTCGTAGTAAGCAGCGACTCCACAGCAGATACAACGGGAGTTCAGAATTCCATTACTATTACCAGAGATTCGCCGAATCCACAGGGATACAGCGTGATGCAGACGCTCGTCGAGGGTGAAGTCTGGGTAATGGGCGGCATGCCACATCCGATGAATGTCCTGAATGGCGGCGGGGTTTACTTCCCGCACGGTTCCCTTTCAGAGGACGTCCGGATACATATTAGTCTCCCCGGATTCGCTCATGTAACCGGTGACAGCCTCACTTTCCAACATCATTCCATTGTCACCGGTGTTGACTTCCAAGTAATGGTCAATGATAAGGTATCCGAGCCCTACTATTTTGAAACACCGCTGATAGTTGGTTTGCCGTTCAAACGGGGATTACTGAGACATCTAAATATCGACCCCACAACACTGGGACTGTATTTCGCGACCACGTCAAATGACAGCATCGTATTTGACAGCACCGGCATTGAATACACGACTGTTGACAGCAGCCGGAACCGAATATTCTCCAGTGTGGCGCATTTCAGTAGTCTGGTTGTCCGGGGAAGTTCCTCTGCTACAAGCGTGTCAGGTGAACCCGGCAAGAATGTACCTGCGGGATATGCCCTGTCACAGAACTATCCCAACCCGTTCAACCCGGAAACCCAGATACAGTACACGATTCCGACACAGACTGATGTCCGGGTAACTGTTTATAACAGCCTGGGACAGCGAGTAAAAACGCTGGTTAATACCTCACAACAGGCCGGAACCTATCAGGTTGTCTGGAACGGTACAAATCAGAGTGGAACCCGCGTGGCAAGTGGCATGTATTTCTACCGCCTGGAGACTGAAGATTTTGTACAGATGAAAAAGATGGTGCTGCTCCGATAG